TACTCTATAGGATTATCAGAAGCTGTCCCACACAGAATCAGTTGTCTATGCTTCCAACATAGCCAGCGAATACCTTGGTCATCGCTATACCGGTATTCACTCATGAGCAGGCAAGCATGACATACCAGCGATCACTAGATCACTATATTCTACGTCACTCGTGAGCAGGCAAGCATGAAGTACAAGCCTATATTCAACGTCACTCATGAGCATGCAAGCGTGACGTAGACGCCCTGTTATCACTGTTGTCACCATTTTGATTCAGGGTAAGGCACAGCGCAGTTGGTAAGTGGTTAAAATAGGTCAAGTCATTTGATTGGCGCTCAAGTGAACCTTGAAAGGATGCGAGGGTAGAACTATGTTGATATATTACAGTTGTGTTTAGGTGCAGCCATAGTCACCTCTGCAGTACATTGGGCTCCTTGCATTTCCATCATACCGTTTGTTAAATTACTACTGTGTTAGCGTGAGACTACAGTGAGATCATACCATGCTAGTATATTAGTCTATAAGGATGTTATAAAGTCTCTGTGAGGTTCTGTTGTGCTGACATAACTTTTGTGAGATCTTTGGCTATTTTTGTAGCTTGTGTTCAATCATTAGAGGACTCAGTCCTCTGTGAGGACTGCAGGCTCTTTTATCGTATCTAGTTTGGTATACTAATTTTtcacaacttttctcttttgttTTATGActgttgtatggcataattttaaaaacatttttgtaggaaatgaaattattgctaataaagaaaaatatacatatgtacactaGATACTGCCCTTTCCTGTTATCACTTGTGTTAGTAGTAAAATGGAGGTACAGTCAGTGTACTAACGAGGAATTAAACCTGTTAGAATCCAGTTTGTATTCATACACATCAGTTGTTACATATCATTGTTAACAGGGTTGTCCACAGAGATGAGGTTAGACACTATGAGTGTGCTACCCAATATTGTCACCTGGATTCCTTGGACATTGACTGCTGCAATAACCTCCCTCATTGCTTGCTACTTGCTCTGGAAGACTACTAGAAACAAGCGGCTGATAGACCAAATTCCTGGATATGTGGATTGGCCGCTGCTAGGGGACATCCTTCAAATGCCGCAGGAGGCTGAAGGTACTGGTGGcagtttaaaggttgatttgcaacaaaattcacattacagttatttgatatcaacagattcaccatgtcttactctgctgtgttgaaggtgcaaaatatgtggaaatgtgattacaagctcttgaaagctcaaaaacgagcagttaatcacagccatcacaaaaaagCCTTAGATTGGAATCCATTTCCAAAATTGCTCAATGTAgcgtagttgaacaagatggcttctgtttacactttcatgcaatcgtcgaaatattttcacaaatatacttcacgtattcaataaaGCCATATCTATTGTcgttacgcgtctatttcatcataattgtaaagctgTCATTTGAGTACTGATATCTccaaacctaccataaaaattcgtttaatgttttaaccttagctctaaggagtgcatatcatcctctggtGAACAcaaggagcctgttggtcacctgtgataatcaaaaatgctgcagaaactgttcacgcgatttggcagaaagtatgggtcatatgatcagattacgactagatgattagaccaggctgaaacgatacTGTGAAGTAGCaagcatttatatttgttatggactttccagtagaacccggagtatttgtcataaactagtgctacgagacgttttataccgagccttttattggcttttaatttcacatgataacatcacatgtcaaaacaataaccaagctGTTGGAGTACTtcagccaaataaagagattccaaactacagtgtttttgtgatggctgcgattaactgttcgttttgtgcttttaagagcttgtaatcacatttccacatattttgcacctacaacggcagagtaagacatggtgaaccttttgataccaaaaagtCAATTTATTACCTCTCATCCATAGGCCTACTCTTGTAAGCTATTTTCTTTGGTTATAGAGTGATTAGCGaaagaataaaatttttcaaaaaatggcTGAATTTTTTTCAGTGGAACCTACTTTTGTTCTAccgaaaaaaatgttttagtggAAAGAAGTAAATATTCCTGTAATGCGCTGCTGTTCCATTTGGAGATAGCTGGCAAAGCTTGTGCGAGCTTTGCCAGCTATCTCCAATATTTAAACATTTGCCATGTTTAAATATTCATTGCTTCTCCAAAATCTCTGTTTTAGAAGTTTTATTTGCGAGCAGCCATGAATTTCACTTAACATCTACCACACCGGGTCTCTACCGCACAGCACATCTACTGCACCGGGTCAAAAAGATTGGCTAAAGAAGTACATGGTGCTCCCCTTGTGTGCATCTAATTATTGCAGGTTTTATGAAGACATTGAGTGCTGAAATAGAGAAGGTGAGAGACAAGGGGCTGTTTAAAGTGAAGTTCTTCGAGTGGCCCTGGATAGTCCTGTTTTCTCACAGCAATGCGGAGAAGCTGCTGAGCAGCAACAAGCATATAGACAAGTCCTGGGAATATTACCCTCTGCACCCATGGCTAGGCAGGGGGCTGCTAACTAGGTATGACTTGACAACTTTTGCCATCTGCCTGTGAGTTTATAGAATTGATGACGACCTAGGTTTCATACCCTACTGACTGCTCAAGCATGAAGTTTTCATTTCTTGCTACCCTGGATAGCATGGGGACTAGAAAGACGCTTGCTGAGACCCTGGATCTTTCATGATGATCTATCAGTCACGGCTTATATACTCCCATGTGATTTTTTGGTAAACTCCATTTTCAATGTAATGTTGACATAAAGCAGCAGGTCTATAGACTGGCTGTGCAGTCTATATAATGGACTGAAGTAGAGTTCTAGGTACATTGGCTATGCTTGTCAAGTAGTgttccaaacatgctagagtcTATACCTTTTTATAAGAACTTTTGGGCTTACTATATTCACCTAGAAGGGCCTTCATTCACTTTCTTCTAGTACCCAAGTACTAAAATAGCCACATTTTATACAGCTCTGGAGATGCTTGGAGAGCTCGAAGGCACATGCTCACCCCCAGTTTCCATTTCTCCATTCTCAAAGATTTCTTAGAGCCGATCAATGATCATGCAGATCTTTTAGTAGACAAGTTGAGGAGAGAGCGTTGTGACACTGGAGAGCAGTTTGATATATTCATCCCTATCACCTTCAGCACGTTAGATGTCATATGCAGTAAGTATTGGCAACATAACAGATTTTTCGCCGTTTGAATTTGTAAATATTAAAGAGAAATGCTAAATCTAACAAGGATGGATGTACATAGTCTATGCGTAAGGTCTGCCATCGATACACGAGCGAAGTCCTTCAATTTGGGTGGGACACTCTAGATTTTCAAAGCATTCATTCCCAATTTTCTAAAGATATTAGGCTACCAAGTTATCAAGTGACTTTCCTGTGTTTGCTTGTACTTAGCGCATGATTGGCTGTCTCTCCCATTTACGTAGACTTAAAAATACAGCGTGGCACCATGATAAACTAGGTCCTACTGACTATTCAAGGTGTATGATTGAGCAGTAGTTTTAGTTAGTTTTTAGTTAGTTAGCTTATGCTTCGTCATTGTCACCCAAATGTACGTCATTTATTCTGCAATAACTATTGATAAACAGGTGAACTAGGTGAAGTTCAATTGATGAATGAATCAGTCGCTAATTcacaaaatacaaaacaataagCGAGCAGAACGCTGCCGTAGGTGATACATGGGCGTTAGCGGTGAGAATAGAAGGTATTGATGAACTTTATTATAGCGCTAACAAAATATGTTGCTTGTCAAGTTACCTCCGGTATTCATGACTAGCAAGTCTTTCTCTATGAAAGAAATACGTACATGTACTCGTCTGATGAGCTCTTTTGCAATGCTGAGGGATAATATAGTATTACAGTTGAGCCTTGACAGAACAAGTTCATATGTCGAAACCATCATATGTCGAAACCATCATATGTTAGATCAAATATGCTTATAAGAATATTGTATTTGGTGTGAGTCTTTCCAGAGTAAAAGGCAAAGATAAATGCTTGCAGTAATTACATGGAGCCTcaaaactaattttatatacataagtCTCAATGTTTGTGTGTTTTTGGCTTTTGTCCAGTTTTGgcttttaaaatcttggatGAAAAGTTCATcccgtgctggatttgaactcatggagattgcaaccacaagtttcaTACCAcacatttaaccactgagctatacagtccttaACATTCTGTCACTCTTATCATATAGGTACCGTATGCACATGCTgaatgtgcacttttgattattaactaatgttaccttttgcatttgttttgaaactgcttaaaaactgattttttgctaccattacataattttttaatttgtaatttttaaatgtgctgtttcaatttcgAATGTGCCGTTACACTTGTATTTCTGGTTTTTGTGAGGCTCgattgctaaatcggtaaaggCTAATATTTTTCACACGGATAATTGCATTATCTCGAGTAGCCAAAAGCCTCTGCAttctctccattcggtcagacaaagtaccagacagtccgatatctcattatTGGATTTGTGTCAGTATCAAGAGGtgccagtatcgttgtattcaaaattttgatggatagcttctgctggaacagtaaccttttttatacacacacttctatgtatggcttgttattattaattcaacatattccgagtttttgtttcatttccttagttcgtattaattttataccaaatcatcttttattgtaatcgtagcaaaacaaacttaatttagcattacttgctaattatttcacatttacatctaaacacttttatggttgttttattttgtttcttaatttatttgacctgcacaaaatatgaagtttgaaaattacagttgtttgctaaagtttgaaaacctttacagttgttttattttttctcaatttatttaaactgcataaaacacttttctcgtggtatgaagtttgaaggttagaatggtaactactgtcatatgctaaataaaaataagttttctgtgcaaaaacttttattacccgtgcaacgccggacatttaactagtatatatacaattatcattgtttgtttgtctgccattcgtgtgtccagttatagtgattaaCATCTAGGAATCCGTTTCACACAGGAATTAAACTTGGAACCTCTAGATCTGCAGGCAGACATTCTAATCACTAGGCCAAGTAGCTGCATTGCTATACAATAGagtaattgtgcacatagtcaTTACACCAGTTAAAATACGCATGCTTGAAgtgcttgcaaaaatactattggttactactagcactcTTGAagactattggttactactagcactcttgaagatcatgattgattACATGAGAAGTCATGAGGGGTAATGTAATGTTTACAAACTGGTTTCATCAAGAGctggctcttactatagtaaaaatttagacaagctcaagttactagcttaattTACTCAAAACTAGCAAATTCGCTAattttgccattggctaattagtcaGCCTAGCCAATGGCAGCTACATTACCAGCCACTGTTTATAGGCTGTTTTTTtgttacccaggcaacgccggacattcggCTAGTACATTACAtaaaattatgcagaaagctagatttgaaagttagattagtaaaataataattgaCACTGTACTTTAGTGATATGTGATTAAAAGTGTAAACTCATCTTAAAACTTATTCTGCAGCAGTTTTTGCTCATGTCGTAACACTTAACAGCATGTTTAGAAAAATCGACTGATTACCGGTAGCagaacttttattattttaaagccTTAATCCTCTCCTCACTCTTCTTTCACGTAGTAGATATATACTATACCATATAGATTACATGTGTAGGTGTTCACACTGCATATACATTAGTCTAGAAGAAAACCAAAGTAGCATGTTTGGATCTGGTGATTCACCTATTAGCATAGGTATTGATACTATGCTGTGCTACGATAATACCTGTCAGCAAGACAGGTATTTTACTACTCAATTCTAAGAGACCGTAACATAGTACAATTTACAAGGGTAGGTTGGGGAGGGGGTAATTACTCACACGCATAAAGATGAGGAAACTTCTCTCATTGCTATGCCCAGCTCTTCAGGGAATGAAAATGTTCACTTCAGGGAATGAACACGTTCACTTCAGGGAATAAACACATTGACTTCAGGGATTGAACACGTTGACTTCAGGGATTGAACACGTTGACTTCAGGGATTGAACACGTTGACTTCAGGGATTGAACACGTTGACTTCAGGAATTGAACACGTTGACTCTGGGAATGAAAATGTTGGGCAATGCTGAGCTATCCCTACCAGTAATTCTCGGTTTCCCTTAttagtattatcattattattattctctGTTGCCCTtgttattgtattgttattgtattgttattatagcttttaaaagttAGAAGAACAATGACGAATATATACCTTATAACAGGTACAGCAATGGGCGTCGACATGGGAGCGTTAGACAATACTGGTTCTGAATATGTGACGGCGCTCTTACTCATCAAGGAAGCCACGGAGAAGAGACCAAGAAACCTTTTTTATAGCATTGATTTTATCTATAACAGAACAAGCATAGGAAGAAAATGCAATGAGTCTATCAGACTGGTACACGAATTTGCAGACAAGGTGAGGAGTGCCAACTATGTATTTCTTTAAGACAACTCTGACTAAGAACAGGTTGTGTATAGTGTAACGCAGGCACCCATACTGTAGTTAGCACCTTACAAGTTGGGATTATAGTACATAGGAATTGTTTTACGTTATGTAAGTTATTACAGTGTTTGTCATCTGTGCTGTAAGCAAAGTAATTCAACAGTCTGCACCAGCAGTGACTTGAGTGTTACTTGTGTGTGACTTGACAGTGTGACTCTAGAGAATACTGCTAGTCCACCGCATGCCAGAAGGTATGAGTACAGCAAGGTCAAGGTTAATTTAGACGCATTGATGTTTGTCGAGATCAGTTGCTGACAGGTGCAATCTATACATTGGAAACCTTTCATTACACAGTTAGAAGTCGCTAGTAGCCAAGTCGTAGTACTGGCTATGACAATACTGATAACTAACTTATTATGGAAACTACCTTTCTTTTTCGCTTTAGCGCTTGAAATGTTCAACGATACTTTCTAAAGCAACTCTCAATGCGCTTCCTACTCGAACACTTTTCTGTTGTTGAAAAggcttaaaagttgacttgcaacaaaattcacgttacagttatttagtatcaaaacattcaccatgtcttactctgctgtgttgtaagtgaaaaatatgtggaaatgtgattacaagctcttaaaagctcaaaaacgaacagttaatcgccgccatcacaaaaccgccgtagattggaatcaatttatttttctgacgtagtcaaacgatttggttattgttttgcaCGTGACGCTCTCACGCGAATTTaaaaggtcaataaaaggctcaatataaaacatctcgtagcactagtttatgacaaacactttgggttttaccgaaaagcctgtatcaaatatagatgatcgctactttacagtttcatttcggcttggtctaatcgtctagtcgtaatctgatcatgtgacccatacttcctgccaaacagcgcgaataatttctgccgcatatttgactatcacaggtgaccaacaggcttgtcatgtttatcagaggatgatatgcacttcttcgagctaaggttaaaaaattaaaacgaatttttacagtggattttgagatatcagcgctcaaaatgacagcattacaatgatggtgaaacagacgcgtaaggacaatagacatggttttattgaatgcgttaagtatatttgtaaaaatattttgaagagtgaggttgcacgaaagtgtaaacagaagccatcttgttcagctatgTCCAgcttgagctgttttggaaagagatcctaatctacggcagtttcgtgatggcggcgattaactgttcgtatttgagcttttaagagcttgtaatcacatttccacatatttcgcacttgcaacacaacagagtaagacatggtgaatcttttgatatcaaataactgtaagttTATTCTACTACGTAACGTTACACACAACAGGTGATAAAGGAAAGACGGGCATTGAAGGAGGCAGGAGAAAGTAATTCTCACAGCAAAAGGCGTCCATTTCTAGATCTTTTGCTTGACTGTCGAGATGAACATGGAAATCCTCTAACACACAAAGAGATCAGAGAGGAAGTGGACACCTTTATGTTTGAGGTTAGTCATGTCTAATATAATCATACCACcatacaacatacatgtactaatatAATCATACCACCATACAACATGCATATACTAATATAATCATACCACCATAcgacatatatgtacatgcataacaCAGTTAGACTGCTTATGCATTTACCAATAATGAGAGACAACCATTTTTCATCATGTCTTTTAAAATAACCTCAAGTCAGAGAAGTTCCACTCCTAAAATTTCGCTGCCAACTGATGCCATTAAAAATAATGGTCAATCATAATACAAACACGACATAGCATATCTTATTACTTTCGTTTTCTAGCCAAGTTATCAGCATGGAGAGTTTTCTGTTGAGTACTTTCACAGATACGTGCAAATTCTGCTTTTAAAATCTTTGCGTCACAATGaggataaatttaaaaaatggtttatgCAATAAACGGATTGGTAAAGACTTCAGAGACATGTTATTTTATCCAAGTTCTGACATTTTTCATCTATCAAAATCTGCATCTAAGTCATCCCTCATACATCAAGCATGGCCCATCTCACTGATAGCGTGTCAATGAGCCTGTACCTTCCCACTTTGGCATAGGTGCAATTCAAACACAATTAAAAAGTTCTTTGTCAAATGGCGACAGAGATGTATTTTTTCAAACGCTGGTGTCTTGAAAAGTTAAAACAATACATCAAACTTCTAAGAAAACATGAATTATTCATTATCTTAACAATAATTGGTACCacagcaataaaatttattgCCACATAATTGCTGTGCTGTTTAGCCAAATACAGATGACTTTCATTACAATCACCATGGTGCCAGACAGTCCAGTGGTGCCAGGCAGTCCCACATTCCTAGACATGGTGCCAGGCAGTCTAATGTTGCCAGGCAGTCTAATGTTGCCAGGCAGTACCACATTCCTAGACATGGTGCCAtgctagcctgggcatggctctcgtggaggattgggagagagaaccataaattggtcaaaacctgcgataacatgttgtaaagcttgagactgttctggtctcagtgtgactatgcctagctttgatagatgatctttgaatcgctccattttttATCAGAGAAATGTAATGAAACTGCAAACGTTGAACTACTGCCTTTTACTAGATCGAGTCACGTGACCGTGACGATAGACTTTTAAACACTCCACGTCTAATATATCGTGAGATCTGAATCTCacgacacgcttccattagtatcagtctgagcctcatatgtaacatatgttgctagttttgcagaagttatcttgcCTTTttttgctatgtgtcccaggctctctctcccaatcccccacgagagccatgcccaggctagtgCCAGGCAGTCCAATGTTGCCAGGCAGTCCCACATTCCTAGACATGGTGCCAGGCAGTCCCACATTCCTAGATGAACTAACAGGCAAGGAAAGGACACGAACAATTTAATCTAATAATAACACTAGATATAACTAATATGGTAGCTCTGTAGATAAACGCAAAGGATGCCTATTGCAGGCACACAAACTGGCAAAAAAGAACATGGCATTTTGGCAaataacaaaacttttattgaaGCCATCTTGCttgatgaaaaaaaattatacaaacaaTAAATAGAACAACGCAAATGTACCGTATTCATTTGATTTTACTTCAATCTAATCTTTGAAACATCAAATGATGTGCAAACGATTCCTAATTGATGTTAttgaacttttttttaattagttGTGAATCTGAGCTAAATATATTAGTAGATAATTTAATCAATAAACTTCTAGAAcagggatggccaaatgattttggtcatgatccGCTACAGCCAAATCTGACAAACTAAAGATCCACAATGAGCTGAAGATGTGCATTTTCCTTTTTTACCACATataaacatgcaattatttgtgtGCATCTCAAAACAAAGCTTCAAataagatttttaaaaacttcatttatacacataatttgactaaaaatcactgaatgaatgtgctgtaataaatatgtctgatatcagtgaaAAAATGATGACTGGgctttgacttcacaatactatTAAAATGGGGTTCCCTGCTATTTACAGCGACTCTTAAAGTTCATAAAAAGGAGTATTTGTGAGCCGTGTTCTTTGattgttttttacaaaattcattgctgaaaacaaCGAATTTACAAAAATGCTaagaaaagtttacaaaaatctcttttaaac
The genomic region above belongs to Watersipora subatra chromosome 1, tzWatSuba1.1, whole genome shotgun sequence and contains:
- the LOC137386105 gene encoding cytochrome P450 4V2-like isoform X4, giving the protein MRLDTMSVLPNIVTWIPWTLTAAITSLIACYLLWKTTRNKRLIDQIPGYVDWPLLGDILQMPQEAEGFMKTLSAEIEKVRDKGLFKVKFFEWPWIVLFSHSNAEKLLSSNKHIDKSWEYYPLHPWLGRGLLTSSGDAWRARRHMLTPSFHFSILKDFLEPINDHADLLVDKLRRERCDTGEQFDIFIPITFSTLDVICSTAMGVDMGALDNTGSEYVTALLLIKEATEKRPRNLFYSIDFIYNRTSIGRKCNESIRLVHEFADKVIKERRALKEAGESNSHSKRRPFLDLLLDCRDEHGNPLTHKEIREEVDTFMFEGHDTTTSAISFTIYMLGAHQDVQKKCQAELDEIIGSSTSISNADLAKMTYLEWCIKETMRIFPTVPFFARELHEEATFGDYSVPKGTTVYLYSMGLHKDPAVFPEPEKFDPTRFSPENCLKRSPFAYVPFSAGPRNCIGQKFAMMELKVILAKMLTTFNIESVVKQADLRVQAALVLQPCDGIKIKLTSRN